A window of the Henckelia pumila isolate YLH828 chromosome 3, ASM3356847v2, whole genome shotgun sequence genome harbors these coding sequences:
- the LOC140892596 gene encoding protein EIN6 ENHANCER codes for MEQEVVEAELVLPTHMKFKKIQVYDKYPKGQTKARWKHLKQIIPAENYQNYPPDEPNYVNIESPPSMHPCKRICDITGFEAPYFDPRTKLRYANTEVFKLIRSLPNDYVQRYLALRNAAIVLR; via the exons ATGGAGCAGGAAGTGGTGGAAGCAGAATTGGTATTGCCCACTCACATGAAGTTTAAGAAGATTCAAGTATATGATAAGTACCCAAAGGGACAGACCAAAGCGAGATGGAAGCATCTCAAGCAGATTATTCCCGCTGAGAATTACCAAAATTATCCCCCCGATGAACCGAAtt ATGTCAACATCGAGTCGCCACCATCTATGCATCCGTGCAAAAGAATTTGCGATATAACTGGATTTGAG GCACCTTACTTTGATCCGAGAACCAAGCTACGCTACGCCAATACTGAAGTGTTCAAGCTGATAAGATCACTTCCAAATGATTATGTGCAGCGTTATTTGGCTCTCAGAAACGCTGCCATTGTCCTGAGGTAG
- the LOC140892074 gene encoding polyprenal reductase 2-like produces MILASLLCAAWIAGILPILIASIPSSKLNAFHSFVLGLAKRGKIMKSSSHKFTVPQKYFCHFYVLAVVWTTILLVFTWMYAYRIAPRVSQPLLYSSIASHLTGFSHDFWFHEGSSSLRKSKHMIWRSVFLLLLMEVQVLRRLFESIYVFKYSPSARMHIFGYLTGLFFYTAAPLSLCSKYASEVLQFVTNLIAEFVVKGKDRMKITEYDVWGHVNPLLLLKWHAWLGAAVFFFGWIHQYRCHAILGSLREDEDQVNDYAIPCGDWFEYASSAHYLAEIVIYGGLVIASGFSDVTVWLLFGFVVANLALAAAETQKWYLHKFDNYPKNRRAIIPFIY; encoded by the exons ATGATTCTCGCTTCTCTGCTTTGCGCTGCGTGGATTGCTGGGATTCTTCCCATTTTAATCGCGTCCATACCTTCTTCCAAGCTGAATGCTTTTCACAGTTTTGTGCTAGGGCTAGCTAAGCGTGGAAAGATTATGAAATCTTCTTCCCAT AAATTCACGGTTCCTCAGAAGTACTTTTGTCATTTCTACGTGTTGGCGGTTGTATGGACTACAATTCTGCTCGTTTTCACGTGGATGTATGCGTACAGAATTGCACCTAGAGTTTCTCAGCCATTGCTATATTCCAGTATAGCCAGTCACTTGACAGGATTTTCTCATGATTTTTGGTTTCACGAAGGGAGTTCATCTCTGAGGAAAAGCAAGCATATGATATGGAGATCtgtgtttttgcttttgttgATGGAAGTTCAAGTATTGCGGCGTCTTTTTGAATCCATATACGTGTTTAAGTATAGTCCTTCAGCTCGAATGCATATTTTTGGCTATCTGACAGGACTATT TTTCTATACAGCAGCTCCACTGTCCCTTTGTTCCAAGTATGCCTCAGAGGTTCTCCAATTTGTGACAAACCTAATTGCTGAGTTTGTTGTCAAAGGGAAGGATAGAATGAAAATCACAGAATATGATGTCTGGGGACATGTGAATCCTCTCTTACTACTTAAATGGCATGCATGGCTTGGTGCTGCTGTTTTCTTTTTCGGTTGGATTCACCAGTATCGTTGCCACGCCATTCTA GGCTCATTAAGAGAGGACGAGGACCAAGTTAATGATTATGCAATCCCTTGCGGGGACTGGTTTGAATATGCTTCCTCCGCACATTATCTCGCTGAAATT GTTATATATGGCGGACTTGTGATTGCTAGTGGTTTTTCTGATGTTACAGTATGGTTACTCTTTGGGTTTGTG GTGGCAAATCTCGCTTTGGCTGCAGCTGAAACCCAGAAGTGGTATCTACATAAATTCGACAATTATCCTAAAAACCGTCGTGCCATTATTCCTTTTATTTACTAG